A window of Colletes latitarsis isolate SP2378_abdomen chromosome 11, iyColLati1, whole genome shotgun sequence genomic DNA:
taaaatatatagatatatgtatatatcttACATAAtgacgatgagtgaaaatagacTGATTATCCTTGCTTTGTTGGACTTTGGTAAAATAGTTCGTACCAAAAGgggaaaaaaataatatacgGTAAAGGAAACTCTAATCGGTAATTGCGATCTAATCCTATTTACACTTCACGATAGGTATAACCAAGTCGCCATCTTGGATATCTTTCATCTCTTTCGCGCCTTAAATTTACTAAACTTCCCACCACTCATTGTCGATAAATCAGCTGCGAATACTTTCTAATTCCCccaaaatttttcaatattatcatCGTTATTAATATTAACGTCAACGAAGAAcattttatttctaaattttgtAAACGATCGAACCGAACGAGGTTAAGCTatcgaaaaaaatattaaaaactacGGGCTGCGTTCCCCCTCGAGTCCGAGGAATCAATTATTGTTCCCTAAAGTATTCAACGAAGATCACGAAATCAGTTTCGCTTAATAATTAAGTAGAATCAACGGATTCGGTTCCACAAGCATACCCGTCGATTTCCATGTTATGCTACGTACTTCCTATTGGACGGCATTTTACGGTACGGAGTTCCTTATTTTCCTTCCTTCACCCAAGAAACTCGAATCTCGTCGAGGAACCGTGGAACTAAGTTTCCAAATTTCCAGCCCCCCCTTGAAGGCTACGAAGTTCTCGAAATGAGATTCTTTGGATTCCCTCGACCACATTCGACATCCAAATTTAAGTGTATCGCACTTACACACACGCGTAAACCAGAGTCAATCGCATTCAAGCaggtaaattaaaattattattaatttagtaACAATTTCGTTCGAGTAAATGCTCGGGAACGATAGATTTATAAAATTATCGCAACGACCATCGTTGGTTATAAATTCTGTTCGTTACCGAATTACATagttaaatttattattgttaCGCGTGGAAAAATAATTGCTCGGTTAGCGGCGGTAATTTtagaagtttttcaatttcagAAGCATCGAGTTTCGACTTCGTTCGCTTTTGAAATAAATTCTTACGAATTCCCTTCCATTCGATTCAACGCTGCACACAAGTTTCGCAAACTCACCCCAACTCTGATCAACATAAAGAAACGAACTCATGGAGTGCCACGTGGCACGAAACGAGCAGGAGGAATAGAAAATGGAGGCCACGATATATCCGTAACATCGATCACAACCGTGCAATTTAATTTCCTCGGTGCTGAATTACGGCGAAGGTTTGTTTCTAGGTGCAACGTCGTTATTAGGTGGTTATTAGACGAAAGAACCTTCGAGAAACAGTCGTGAATACGTAGAGTATGCAAAAAAAGACACTTCGTTATGCGTTATCGATAGACACCGAATTACAGCGCCAAACGAGTCCTCCGCGAGGCGTCGCTTTCAAGTCACAGCGGCGATCGTTTGGGTAAATTAACGGTACAGCTTTCAGTCATTAATTCGTAAAGGACACTTACACGGTAAAACAAACGAATGTTTCCTCAATTGTACCTAGCGTTTCTCTTTTCTGTCGTTTCGTAATCTTGAGATTTTGTCGGTTCTTTGGGTATCTCGTAATTGTAAAACTCTATACGAGTAACGTTGCTTCGAAAAAAgtgttttaaatttataatttctccTCGTCCCTTTCTCCGTCAAGCCAATCGCGAAGGACACTTTCAAACGAAATTCTAACGGACTCGGCTCGTTTTCTCGTCGCGATTAATTTCGCAGTCAATTCGAAATATCTTCCGCCTCGTTTCGTCCACTTTCCAACCGCTCGACCACGAAGGACACTTCGAATGTAAATCGATTCGACGCGAAATGCCACCGATCGAATTAGTAATTTACGATCCACTGTAGAACGCTCGTGTCATTTCCGCCAGTGGAAATCAATCGTGTGTCGTCCTGGAGGAACGACACGTTCGTAACGTGACTCGAGTGGCCGCCGTACGTGTGGCACAGGGactgaaacaaacaaattcACGCATTTCGATCACGTTCACGCTTTTCACGCGACAGCAATTATACATCGACGCGTCTATCCCCCCACTACGCGGCTTGTTCCAACGATACAGGATGCTTTATCCTCGTTTCGACAATCAAAGTGTAATTCAATAttcaattcaatattttttaattcgtttcagagaaaaaattttttataggTTATACTCTgggtatacagggtattcgaccacccctgggagaaattttaatagaggattctagaggccaaaataagacgaaaatcaagaataccaatttgttgatggaggcttcgttaaaaagttattaacgtttaaagttccgcctgtagaacggcgcgTGATAGCGGTTCTCACAGacgaaacttcaaacgttaataactttttaacaaagcctcagacaagaaattggtgttcttgattttcgtcttgttttggtctctagaatcccccattaaaatttttcccacgtatAATAGGTCTCTGAACGATGATATGCGAGTTACCTTAGGCTGGCACGCTGGGTACGAGAACAATTTTACTTTTCCAAAGTCGTCCCCTGTCGCCAGAAGTTTCGAGTCGCTGCTGCGAGAACAATTATTAATGTCGGTCCCGTCTGCACCCTCGGGCCATATTCCAATcgtttcgaacgatattatgCAAGTGTGACTCGCCCATTCGATGTCCCTCAACGTGGAGGGCTGTGGAATTTGACGACAGACCCCAGGATTCCCTgcgcaatttttaaacagcctcgATCTTAATATCCTTCAACATCTTAGAGGTTATGTCGCCTCTTTGAACGACGAGCCGCCACAGTGGCTCCCTCTGAGTCTAAGAGGTTAATTTTCATAATTGATAAGTGTCAAATTACTTACAATATAGGAGCTCATAGTCCCCGCTGTTGCTTCGTAAATATTGTCCGTCCGTTGACCAGTCCACGTGAGTTATGAAACTCGAGTGACCCTGAAATACAAATCCACGTTTAAATCGAAGAATCAACGCCACTTTTTGCAACTACGTACGCATCGTTGCTAGCTAAGTTTATATCTGTGTCGCGAGATAGAAAGAAAAATGAGGTTATGAATCGAATGAATCTGCAGCCACCGCCATGAAAGAAGTGTCAACCATTTTGTGCAAACAACGTCTACCATGCGTGCTCGCGGCAAGCAatctttaaacaaaaatttatcaGCCTGTATGTGTTTACTATAAATGACTATGACGATATTGCATCAGTTTCAGAGACAGTATATCGTCGATGTAATgatagattttttttttcgaattatttttaaCGTCGTATCTTCAATACGTAATTTCGATTTCATTTTTGAGCAATAGCATTTCATCGCGTAACATAGTGTCTCCTTTTCGTTGTTGAGCAACCAAAAACATATGTCTTACTCTACGTCTTCGTATCCGCTTCGGCTAGAAATGAAGAAAAGAAGTGTGAGTAGTATTTGTGGTTACGATTCGGGTTTATACTAAGCAACATTGATAATTTCGTTTTGGAATTATGTTTTATCGAGGGCTGGCGGAAACTTCTCGCTCGATGTGTTTAAACATTTAGAAAATAACCTTTTGTAATTCGTATCGAATGCCTCATGCGTATATTTCGTTGTAACTTTTCTTTCGTAATTAATTTGATAATAACAAATCTATATACGAACATACATGCTTCTACAACAGACTGTGTTTAATTGATTCGTATTTctgagaaatttaaaaaattcttagaTTGCCCTCAGTTATATTGCACTCGTAAATAATCGATAACATCAttgagaaaatatttttattactttcATACGATGCAATAATAACGTTGCAGCATGCTTGTATAACTCCATCGATTTTTATCACCTCCATATACGTTAATAAAATAAGTATTGAAAACTATGAACGTCGATGATTGAACACCACAAATTGTATAATATGATACATATAAGCGAATTGTACAGCGAAAttggatttttaataatttaatactgATATGTACTGAACGCTACGTTGTGTTTTGTGAATTATATTTGCGCAGAGTGCGATGGAATTCATCGTGCGACCTTTGGCGTAATGATTGTTTCAGAAAGAATgatatttttgcaaaaattaactGTGATATATCTGTGAAGAGAACTAGTTAAGGAAGTAAATATATCAATATTAATTGTGTTTCGAATTAAATTCAGTTACACAATGATTTCAATAGCATTTTGTGCCAGCAAAATTCGAGCTAGAAGTTTGTAATTTTTAAGACAATCTTACCATACATCGGCCGACTCGACTATACTTGGTTGCGTCCCCGTTCACTTGATAAATATAAATGCAATTATCTCTGGAACCAAGCGCCAAAAGCGTGCCATCTGGTGAAAATCGTAGAACCTAAAAATTAATCATAAAacattattttcaaattaattgAAAAGCTTGTAATCTTttgatacatacagggtgttcagccacccctgggaaaaattttgaagggggattctagagcccaaaataagacgaaaatcaagaataccaatttgttgatggaggcttcgttaaaaagttattaacgtttaaagttccgtgatagtggttctcacagacgaaactttaaacgttaataactttttaacaaagcctcagacaagaaatttatattcttgattttcgtctcattttggcctctagaattccccgttaaaatttttcccacgggaacATTGAATCTTGGCACTTAAAAATTATCATACCTGAATAGGTTCCAATCCATCGCTATGGTGAGTGTACAATTCTCGTGTTTCACTGTCGATCGCCAGCCATTTTCCGGACGTGCATCCAACCACCATTACGTTACCATCTGGCGAGAAGCCAATGCTTTGTGCTTGCTCctaaataaaattctttcgtTAACATTCGTCCATTTAGAAAACATTGCAAGAACAAGTCAGATACAATTAACAATAAGTAATGTTTCATCCGCTAAACGGTGATTATCTAGAAAACTAATAGGTTTCAAAtacaacaaatttattttcagaTCGATTTCATTAATTCTGCTCGTTTCAACGcacattttgtaataataattttcacTGACCCCAATGTCTTTGCTCCAAACAACGGTGTGACTGAGACTGTCCCACATTTGCAACAACCTATCGTGGCCAGCCGTGGCAAATTGCGGCAAAGTCGGATGGGCAGCAAGGCCCCAAACCTCCTCCGTGTGCCCCAGCATGGCTGGATTGAATCCCATCCCCACGTCGCCGACCAAAATGCAATTTCTCGTTGTACCGATCAACAATTGAGAACCCCTGCCCTCTGCTAGCGTCCTGATGCCTCCAAAATGGTCCTCGATCTGAATATTAtgacataaataaaataaaaatgcagAAACAGTTAGAAAATTAAAATCTAATATTTTATAGAGCCTCACTTGTGCTTCTTCTCCCGTCAAATTTAACGACTCGTCGAAATACAATATTTTCCCGTCTTTACCACCGCCGGTGACGATGAAACCGTCCTTCAAAACACAGATCGAGAATATGGACCCCTCGTGGATGTTCCTCACCAGCTTAGAGATTGTATTTGTACCTGCAGAAAAATGTTTTTGCTATATTAAATCGATATTAAAATGACAATCGAGGAGCTGGAAGCTCAGAGGCTTAGATGAGCCATTTGATTAAGTTTGACTAAGTTTGACTAAGTTTGACTAAGTTTGACTAAGTTTGACTAAGTTTGACTAAGTTTGAATAACCACAGAATATCATAtacgattaaaattaattttagatcAAAAATTGCTTTTAGAAGCTAAGATGATCCATTTGACTAAGTTTGACTAAGTTTGAACAACCACAGAATATCATATACGATTAATTATTCGATCAGAAATTACTTTTAGAAGCTTGGATGAGCCATTTGACTAAGTTTGACTAAGTTTGAGCAACCACAGAATATCATATACTATCATATATTAGAAGCTTACATGAGCCATTTGACTAAGTTTGACTAAGTTTGAACAACCACAGAATATCATATATGATTAATTATTCGATCAGAAATTACTTTTAGAAGCTTGGATGAGCCATTTGACTAAGTTTGACTATGTTTGAGCAACCACAGAATATCATAtacgattaaaattaattttagatcAAGAATTACTTTTAGAAGCTTAGACGAGCCATTTGATTAAGTTTGACTATGTTTGAGCAACCATAGAATATCACATACGATTAATTATTCGATCAAAAATTACTCCTGGGTGCTCAGACAAGCCAATCAATCTGTTTGATTAAGTTTGACTCCGTCTTAACGTGtttgataataaaaaatatagaaaaagaCGCAAAGTAAAATCGAAGGGCATCATCGATAGTGGAGTGTGAGAAAGGGgatgaaaaatatttgtttacctCTGCCCCAGACGATGATGTTACCGTTACTGTCGCCGGTAAGAACATCGCCATTTTGATTGAAAGCCACACAGGTGACGTATCTCGGTTTTTCCCTGCTCTCGAAAATCCCCATTCGTTTGTACAGCATACCGCCGTTATCTAGGGACCAAAAGGACACGTGCCCCTTTCCGCAGGACACGATTTGGTTCCGTTCCAACGGATGCCACTCAGCGCACACCACCGTGTCGACGGAACactgaaattaattttctttcgtTGGTTCCAGTCAGAAAATATACAAATCGTCGCAACAGGCGTTACTAAACAATTATAATTGTTTCTTCTCccgtttaaaatattgtaatttcaTTTGTTTACTTATCAATTGAAACGTACCTTCGTTTCGGTTACCTTGGTGCCTCGCTCGCCCTTTTGCCAATCCCAGATGGATATATTGTGATCGGAAGTTTCGTCGATCGCGCACAAATAATTTCCACCGTCCGCCTTCGAAAACGAGAGGCAACAAATGGATCCGTCGAATCCCCCGTTGCCAATCACGCACAGGGTGGTTAGGCTCACCGAATTCCATATTCTAATATGTGGCTgtgataaatttttaatatgatttaattattttatcgtaaatatttgtaaattattttgtttatattttacgtACCATGGCGTCTCGTCTGTCAGTTCCGCACACTTGGCCGGTGGCGACCACCAGCTTGTTCGGATGAATTGCTATGCTGAAATACATTGCAAAATAACGTAGATACTTAAAAAAATCTGTCCTTGTAAGTTAACAATTCAAATTATAGAATTAAATGTCTCCCGACGAACAGTATCTTAATTTCTGAAATTATATGCTTTTATATTTCGAAGTATGTAATCCCACAGAAATTGCGCTTACGCAATCGAGCAAAAAAGTATAAAATCCATTAAGATATTTTAATGACTTTACGTAAAACACGATTACTTaatcagtatacagggtgtttggtcacacctgggaaaaattttaatgggggattctagtggccaaaataaggcaaaaatcaagaatataaatttgttgatgaaggcctcgttaaaaagttattaacgtttaaagttccgcccgtattgaatttttttctcgaaaatgcgcaagatttcggggatatgtctgttcaccaaaaattattgtaattgacccccgcaactgaaaataatttttccaaaacgattccaaatttttttttttcgccgaaaaattttacaccttctcgaatttttttctagaaagtgggtaggatttcggggatatgtctgttcaccaaaaatgattgtaagtgatcctcgcaactgaaaataatttttccagaacgatttgaaattttttttttttcatcgaaatatttaggcgtctaattagattttcggtaaggaatttttttctcgaaagtgcgtaggaattcgggggtatgtgtaatgaccaaaaatgattgtaattgacccccgcaaccgaaaataattttttgagtttgatttgaaattttttaatttcgtctaaaaatttcagtactttctcgaatttttttctcgaatgtgggtaggatttcgaaggtatgtgtaatgaccaaaaatgattataattgacccccacaaccgaaaataattttttgagtttgatttgaaattttttaatttcgtctaaaaatttcagtactttctcgaatttttttcgcgaatgtgggtagaatttcgaaggtatgtgtaatgaccaaaaatgattgtaattgacccccggaaccgaaaataattttttgagtttgatttgcaaatttttaatttcgtctaaaaatttcagtacttcctcgaatttttttctcgaatgtgggtaggatttcgaaggtatgtgtaatgaccaaaaatgattgtaattgacccccgcaaccgaaaataattttttgagtttgatttgaagttttttaatttcgtctaaaaatttcagtactttctcgaatttttttctcgaatgtgggtagaatttcgaaggtatgtgtaatgaccaaaaatgcttgtaatcgacccctgtaactaaatataatttttttagtatgatgtgaaattttttaatttcgtctaaaaatttcagtactttctcgaatttttttctcgaatgtgggtaggatttcgaaggtatgtgtattcaccaaaaatgattgtaactaactcccacaaccgaaaataatttttccagaacgatttgaaatttttaaagttaattgttaataactttttaacgaagcctccatcgacaaattggtattcttgattttcgtcttattttagcctctaaaatcccccagtaaaatttttccctggggtggccgaacaccctgtataatattacaGTCCGTTTTATTTACACTCGTAAATTAAAGTGAACGAAAAAAATTCACTGGATATTTACCACTTTATGGCATTCGATTTCCCTTATTTCGATTCTGATTGCCGAGAGTGAACGATATTCCGTGCGAGATAAAGCAATAAATTAACATTCTATCCGTTAAATGATAGCAGAAAAAGAAAGCGCGGGACGAGAGCGCACGAATATGCAATCATTAGTTCCGCGCAACCCACCATTTTATATCGTCCGTGTGGCCCAAGTAGTGCCTCTGACTGTGCTCCTCCATATTGTACAAGACCACCACCGCGGCGACGAAATAAACGATTTCCCCGGTCGGCAGTAGATGCAGATTACTTCGACAGTCCCTGCCCCGGTAACCATAAACCCAATCGAGCTTCAATTTGCTCTGTGGCGGTGTGCTGACTTTGTGAAGATCGTAAGACTCCATTAATGGCGTCGGAACGTACAGGACGACGGGTCGTCCTCGTAGGTACATACGTACGGTGCTTTCCTCCTCGTTGTACTGCATGTCTCTGGTGCTGTGAACGACAGAAACCACGTCTAATCTTTCCTAAACGCGTTCGTTGCCGTGTCAAAACCGTACGGTATTCAACAagactaaaattttaattttgtttcgttACTTATTCCTGTAACCCTACTAAAATTCGCGTATTCTATTCAAGTTTATTCCCCTCGACGTCTCgactcgagaattaatttttccagttCCATAGTGGCAAATATTGTCGAAGTGTTAATAACAATGTGGTTAAATACACCCATGAAATGTTGACCCGGAGGACTCCTGGGATCCATgcaaactctttcagtgttgtcaaAACTTTCGTTTCTCAAATTTTcaagaataaaaaaaagatatagTGAAATCTAGATTTGGGTCAAAATTGACCCCAGAGCCCGTTACTCGAGGGTTAAGAAACAGGTTATACACTGTGCAGAGCTGGAAAGATGATTAACAGGATGGCGAAGAAAATTTTTGATAATCGACTTTGAGAGTGTATTGGACACAAGTACAATAGAGGACAATTATTAGCATAAAGAGAATATAAATAGATCATGTTCAGTCGCACGAAAACGAAGAATTATACAAATTACTTTTCGATGTAAATACAAGAAATTACGAAAAAACATTTATTTCGTATTACATCCGAGTATACAATTAAACAATTAATGTGATCTCGATTATTCGAATTGCTATTCGAGTTACATacttttcttgattttcttgcaaaataaaaaccgatagaACGATCGACTATCGATCATAAAGTTCGGAAAGCTCGTTCGAAATCCTCCAATATCACAGTCACTTGACGCACGAACTTAATATTTCCACGGTCGACACTTTGCAACACCACTTTCGACGCGTATTCCGGCCCGGTTTATCAGCTTCCGGTGTCGAGAGCCGTCGCGACACGCTCGCTGCGTCCGCGTCTCGGGACACCTGACGCTCGAACGCCAATTTCGAATTTATCGACTCGGGTGTTCGAGACGAAAATCGTTGCTGCTCGTCGAAGGTGTTTCGTTTGCACGTATCGACACACGGCTGAACTCGTTGCGACGATCTGCTCTCGAAACCGACGGAGAATGACTCACGCGAGCCAGCGTCCGCTTTTATTACTCGACGAACCACACAGTTTTGCGCGTTACCGCGTTACGTCACTTTTACGTTCCTTTTTGCAGCGCGTCTGCTCTCCTCGGCTGGATTACGATCAAGGACTAACCTCGACTCCTCCAGACACGAAATACGAAACgctcgaaaaagaaaaaaagaaacaaacctTGCCTGGAGTTGCTCGTTTCGTAAACAAGCCGGTAACGTCGTCTCGTTCTTTCGAGGTGACCGTGAAAAGCAGATAACGACCAACATTGGGAACAGTGGGACGCCTCTGCGCCCAACGGTTTTACGGATTGAATTTCTTCCAGttacaatttttgtatttttattcgcAGATTTATTTTGGCAAATGGGGCACCGTTCGAAGGAACGACCTTGAAAACCACTAGTTTTTTCAAGAAACATACTATTACTATCGCTGGTAATAAAAAATCTCTTTCGTATTCGAGTGAAACGTTCGTCATCTCGTGCAAGTTGATTTCTTCCTCTAATTTACTCCCATCCGCCATTTGTTTTCCCTATACGGCGGTCTGAAATGTTTGTTTCCCACACCGACATAACCTGTACGTCTCGAGCACATTGTCCGACCTTTCTCTTAATTGATTATAAATTACTCTCGCCTCTTTCTCTTGGAAAGTTCGTACTTTATCCGTTATTTAAACAATCGTGCGTGGTAGTTTCAATTTACgtatttaga
This region includes:
- the LOC143347700 gene encoding echinoderm microtubule-associated protein-like 2 isoform X9 — its product is MSTDHDAEKTESSTKERHQYEKKSSSTTMHVNGHSAHGARQEMDEMLECETGSLLGRVTDLERQSLAQRDEIVCLRATLADALRRIAQLEGREKREDERNERRNERMVSSPLRNGHVPLRSNQNSVPQKDIRLRQTGGSCLRNSSSSGSSQDVRDPMSSPRRPVSYTHSSQLPQRSPTARSNGPPQSSLRRAKRWSSTGDFTHSPQNQGSNSQLVSSSTRDMQYNEEESTVRMYLRGRPVVLYVPTPLMESYDLHKVSTPPQSKLKLDWVYGYRGRDCRSNLHLLPTGEIVYFVAAVVVLYNMEEHSQRHYLGHTDDIKCIAIHPNKLVVATGQVCGTDRRDAMPHIRIWNSVSLTTLCVIGNGGFDGSICCLSFSKADGGNYLCAIDETSDHNISIWDWQKGERGTKVTETKCSVDTVVCAEWHPLERNQIVSCGKGHVSFWSLDNGGMLYKRMGIFESREKPRYVTCVAFNQNGDVLTGDSNGNIIVWGRGTNTISKLVRNIHEGSIFSICVLKDGFIVTGGGKDGKILYFDESLNLTGEEAQIEDHFGGIRTLAEGRGSQLLIGTTRNCILVGDVGMGFNPAMLGHTEEVWGLAAHPTLPQFATAGHDRLLQMWDSLSHTVVWSKDIGEQAQSIGFSPDGNVMVVGCTSGKWLAIDSETRELYTHHSDGLEPIQVLRFSPDGTLLALGSRDNCIYIYQVNGDATKYSRVGRCMPKRIRRRRGHSSFITHVDWSTDGQYLRSNSGDYELLYWNPGVCRQIPQPSTLRDIEWASHTCIISFETIGIWPEGADGTDINNCSRSSDSKLLATGDDFGKVKLFSYPACQPKSLCHTYGGHSSHVTNVSFLQDDTRLISTGGNDTSVLQWIVNY
- the LOC143347700 gene encoding echinoderm microtubule-associated protein-like 2 isoform X7; translated protein: MSTDHDAEKTESSTKERHQYEKKSSSTTMHVNGHSAHGARQEMDEMLECETGSLLGRVTDLERQSLAQRDEIVCLRATLADALRRIAQLEGREKREDERNERRNERMVSSPLRNGHVPLRSNQNSVPQKDIRLRQTGGSCLRNSSSSGSSQDVRDPMSSPRRPVSYTHSSQLPQRSPTARSNGPPQSSLRRAKRWSSTGDFTHSPQNQGSNSQLVSSRLSASTKSLFNLFKPPALNNMKHGTRDMQYNEEESTVRMYLRGRPVVLYVPTPLMESYDLHKVSTPPQSKLKLDWVYGYRGRDCRSNLHLLPTGEIVYFVAAVVVLYNMEEHSQRHYLGHTDDIKCIAIHPNKLVVATGQVCGTDRRDAMPHIRIWNSVSLTTLCVIGNGGFDGSICCLSFSKADGGNYLCAIDETSDHNISIWDWQKGERGTKVTETKCSVDTVVCAEWHPLERNQIVSCGKGHVSFWSLDNGGMLYKRMGIFESREKPRYVTCVAFNQNGDVLTGDSNGNIIVWGRGTNTISKLVRNIHEGSIFSICVLKDGFIVTGGGKDGKILYFDESLNLTGEEAQIEDHFGGIRTLAEGRGSQLLIGTTRNCILVGDVGMGFNPAMLGHTEEVWGLAAHPTLPQFATAGHDRLLQMWDSLSHTVVWSKDIGEQAQSIGFSPDGNVMVVGCTSGKWLAIDSETRELYTHHSDGLEPIQVLRFSPDGTLLALGSRDNCIYIYQVNGDATKYSRVGRCMPKRIRRRRGHSSFITHVDWSTDGQYLRSNSGDYELLYWNPGVCRQIPQPSTLRDIEWASHTCIISFETIGIWPEGADGTDINNCSRSSDSKLLATGDDFGKVKLFSYPACQPKSLCHTYGGHSSHVTNVSFLQDDTRLISTGGNDTSVLQWIVNY
- the LOC143347700 gene encoding echinoderm microtubule-associated protein-like 2 isoform X6, producing MSTPDTMDTIDEAEQAWHEMLECETGSLLGRVTDLERQSLAQRDEIVCLRATLADALRRIAQLEGREKREDERNERRNERMVSSPLRNGHVPLRSNQNSVPQKDIRLRQTGGSCLRNSSSSGSSQDVRDPMSSPRRPVSYTHSSQLPQRRSVHYQSTGSLHSDSPSSSSVSPVPSPSPRATPLPVARSPTARSNGPPQSSLRRAKRWSSTGDFTHSPQNQGSNSQLVSSRLSASTKSLFNLFKPPALNNMKHGTRDMQYNEEESTVRMYLRGRPVVLYVPTPLMESYDLHKVSTPPQSKLKLDWVYGYRGRDCRSNLHLLPTGEIVYFVAAVVVLYNMEEHSQRHYLGHTDDIKCIAIHPNKLVVATGQVCGTDRRDAMPHIRIWNSVSLTTLCVIGNGGFDGSICCLSFSKADGGNYLCAIDETSDHNISIWDWQKGERGTKVTETKCSVDTVVCAEWHPLERNQIVSCGKGHVSFWSLDNGGMLYKRMGIFESREKPRYVTCVAFNQNGDVLTGDSNGNIIVWGRGTNTISKLVRNIHEGSIFSICVLKDGFIVTGGGKDGKILYFDESLNLTGEEAQIEDHFGGIRTLAEGRGSQLLIGTTRNCILVGDVGMGFNPAMLGHTEEVWGLAAHPTLPQFATAGHDRLLQMWDSLSHTVVWSKDIGEQAQSIGFSPDGNVMVVGCTSGKWLAIDSETRELYTHHSDGLEPIQVLRFSPDGTLLALGSRDNCIYIYQVNGDATKYSRVGRCMGHSSFITHVDWSTDGQYLRSNSGDYELLYWNPGVCRQIPQPSTLRDIEWASHTCIISFETIGIWPEGADGTDINNCSRSSDSKLLATGDDFGKVKLFSYPACQPKSLCHTYGGHSSHVTNVSFLQDDTRLISTGGNDTSVLQWIVNY
- the LOC143347700 gene encoding echinoderm microtubule-associated protein-like 2 isoform X3, which codes for MSTDHDAEKTESSTKERHQYEKKSSSTTMHVNGHSAHGARQEMDEMLECETGSLLGRVTDLERQSLAQRDEIVCLRATLADALRRIAQLEGREKREDERNERRNERMVSSPLRNGHVPLRSNQNSVPQKDIRLRQTGGSCLRNSSSSGSSQDVRDPMSSPRRPVSYTHSSQLPQRRSVHYQSTGSLHSDSPSSSSVSPVPSPSPRATPLPVARSPTARSNGPPQSSLRRAKRWSSTGDFTHSPQNQGSNSQLVSSSTRDMQYNEEESTVRMYLRGRPVVLYVPTPLMESYDLHKVSTPPQSKLKLDWVYGYRGRDCRSNLHLLPTGEIVYFVAAVVVLYNMEEHSQRHYLGHTDDIKCIAIHPNKLVVATGQVCGTDRRDAMPHIRIWNSVSLTTLCVIGNGGFDGSICCLSFSKADGGNYLCAIDETSDHNISIWDWQKGERGTKVTETKCSVDTVVCAEWHPLERNQIVSCGKGHVSFWSLDNGGMLYKRMGIFESREKPRYVTCVAFNQNGDVLTGDSNGNIIVWGRGTNTISKLVRNIHEGSIFSICVLKDGFIVTGGGKDGKILYFDESLNLTGEEAQIEDHFGGIRTLAEGRGSQLLIGTTRNCILVGDVGMGFNPAMLGHTEEVWGLAAHPTLPQFATAGHDRLLQMWDSLSHTVVWSKDIGEQAQSIGFSPDGNVMVVGCTSGKWLAIDSETRELYTHHSDGLEPIQVLRFSPDGTLLALGSRDNCIYIYQVNGDATKYSRVGRCMPKRIRRRRGHSSFITHVDWSTDGQYLRSNSGDYELLYWNPGVCRQIPQPSTLRDIEWASHTCIISFETIGIWPEGADGTDINNCSRSSDSKLLATGDDFGKVKLFSYPACQPKSLCHTYGGHSSHVTNVSFLQDDTRLISTGGNDTSVLQWIVNY